The genomic region GACTAAATTTAACTGCAGGGAGGTATCCTTTTGCCCGTAACCCAGGTCATTTAAAGCCTTTAAAACCTCTACTGATTTGGCAAAAACCCCTTGGCCCCGTTGTCGGTCGGTATCCTTATCCCGATAATAGGGCAAGGAAGAAATGATTTCGACTCCATGGCTGGCGTAAAATTCCATTAGATGGGCCTGCTCCTGGTTGGCCAGCACCGTTAAATTGGTCCGCACCATAACCCGCCGACCTAGCTTCACCGCCTCTTCAATAAACCAGGGCAAATGAGGATTTAATTCCGGCGCTCCTCCGGTGATATCCAGAATAGGTATATTGGCCTCCGCCAGCACTCGCAGGCAGTGGGACATAATTTCCCGGCTCATAGATTCGGTCCGGTGGGGACCGGCCTCCACGTGACAGTGTTTACAGGATAAATTGCAAACCTTCCCCACGTTCACCTGGAGGGTATTGATGATGCTGCTGGTCAGGGGATAGTATTCGGTTTCTTTAATTCTTTCCGTAAAGGGTTTAATATCATTAACATCTATAACATCTATAAGGTATTGCAGCTGACGTTGGTAATTGTTTGCGGTTTTTGAATCCAAACTTTCGTTCATCTGTCTCTCCTTTGATTAAAAACCTAATTTGTTAATCACATTTTTCATTTGCACACCGTGTACCAATGTAGCCCCACCCCGGATGGCAGCCGCAACATGAATGGCCTCGGTCATCTGCTCCGGATTGGACCCCTTTTCCAGACACTCCTGGGTATAGGACTCAATGCAATAGGGGCATTGTACAGCGTGGGCCACAGCCAGTGCAATTAAGGCCTTTTCTCGGGCGGTGAGGGCCCCGTCCTGGAATACGGCGCTATAATAGGCCATAAATTTTTTCCAGAGTTCAGGTGCTTCTTCACCCATCTTGGCAAATTTAGCCAGATCGGCGGGGTTGTAATAGGTTTCCATGAATGATCATCCTCTCTTTTTAAAGTATTGGTAACTTGGCCAGGAAATCTGCTGTCCGGTGGGGAAACCAGTCTTCAGCAGTATTCTCTTCCCTTAGGGCAGCCGCCAGTTCCAACAAATCAGCTGGCCAGTCAATATCCCTGACCGGAGGTAACAAACCACAGGGTAGTTTTAGCCTATGGCAGCAATCAAGGGTTTGCCGGAAAACCTCGCCGGTGCTCCAGCTGATGTCTTCAAATAAGCTCTGTTCGGGGTATGACAGGCCAATCAGGTAATAGCCGCCGTCCAATGTAGGGCCTAATACT from Desulfotomaculum nigrificans DSM 574 harbors:
- the arsS gene encoding arsenosugar biosynthesis radical SAM (seleno)protein ArsS (Some members of this family are selenoproteins.), with amino-acid sequence MNESLDSKTANNYQRQLQYLIDVIDVNDIKPFTERIKETEYYPLTSSIINTLQVNVGKVCNLSCKHCHVEAGPHRTESMSREIMSHCLRVLAEANIPILDITGGAPELNPHLPWFIEEAVKLGRRVMVRTNLTVLANQEQAHLMEFYASHGVEIISSLPYYRDKDTDRQRGQGVFAKSVEVLKALNDLGYGQKDTSLQLNLVYNPGGAFLPPSQPAIEADFRRELAARYGIVFNRLFTITNVPVGRFLTFLYESGNLVRYMERLAGAFNPAAAGRVMCRELISVGWDGQLYDCDFNQMLGLNCRPGHITDFDLAALKERKIVLHNHCYACTAGAGSSCGGAIA
- a CDS encoding arsenosugar biosynthesis-associated peroxidase-like protein yields the protein METYYNPADLAKFAKMGEEAPELWKKFMAYYSAVFQDGALTAREKALIALAVAHAVQCPYCIESYTQECLEKGSNPEQMTEAIHVAAAIRGGATLVHGVQMKNVINKLGF